A window of Tatumella citrea genomic DNA:
GGCAGATCGTTAACTACCTGATGACGTACCACACCTTCTTTATCAATCAGGAACGAACCACGCAGCGCAACGCCTGCATCCGGATGTTCAATACCGTATGCCTGCTGGATTTCACGTTTGATATCAGCAACCATGGCATATTTCACCGGACCGATACCACCGTCGTTGATTGCAGTGTTACGCCATGCGTTATGCACGAACTCTGAATCAAAGGAAACACCAACTACTTCCACACCACGTTTCTGGAATTCAGCATAACGTTTGTCGAAGGCGATCAGTTCGGAAGGACAGACAAAGGTGAAGTCCATTGGCCAGAAGAACAGCACAACAGGTTTGCCTGCAGTGTGTTTTTTAAAGTTGAAATCTTCAACGATTTCACCGTTGCCGAGTACGGCAGCAGCCGTAAAGTCAGGGGCCTGACGGGTAACCAGTACCATAATCACTCCAATCGCTTAGGGGTTAAAAACACTGACCATGTTACTGTCAGTGAGCACAATAATCATCTTGTAATTTGCAGACAGGAGTATGACAGCAGCAACGCAGTTTTACAGCCTTTTTTCTGTGGCTGAATGCATCAGACGCGGGTAAAACTGAGAAAAAAGGCGTTCCAGTGCGCTGTAGTTATCCACAAAATCCTGATATGACTGCTCTAATTTAGCCAGTTTAGGTCGTCTTCTGGCCATGCCAAGTAAAACCACTTCCAGCCGTTCCGGTCGGGCATATTTTTCCAGCCACTGCTCAGGCCACATCAGTTCATTCAGTTCACGAAAGTCCGCTGGCGTTTTGGGCAGATACGGTCGAATCTGCTGTTCTGCCTGCTGACAAAAATCAGCCAGTGAAAATTGCGGATGGTATTTATCCCAGTCGCGGGCCAGAAAGTGATCCCAGATAACATCAAGGGTAATCGGAGACACCCGGCGCGTTTCGTCACGGAACAGTAATCTGGCTTCACGGACTTCAGGTAGTTGATCGGTCAGACTGTCCAGCCGGCGGTGCAGGCGAATACCGTCAGCGATTCCGGCATCCCATTGTAAGGACGGGTCACCACGGACAAAATCGGCCATCAGATTTCCCAACAGAGAACTCTGTGACAGGCTGGCAAGATGGAGGTGGGCTAGAAAATTCATGCCGCATTATAGGCGAATATTTAGCTGAACAGCCAGTGGTTCAGTAATGGCTGCTTTTCCGCTACACTATGTCGCCTGATTTTTTGCCCGGAATATTCCGCCATGCGCGTTGCTGATTTTAATTTTGACCTGCCAGAGTCATTAATAGCTCATTATCCCCAGCCTGACCGGAGCGGTTGCCGCCTGCTGTCACTGGATGGCCCTACGGGTGAGATCTCCCATGGGATTTTCACTGAAGTGCTGGATAAGCTTAATGCCGGCGATCTGCTGGTATTTAATAATACCCGGGTGATCCCCGCACGGGTGTTTGGTCGTAAAGCCAGTGGCGGAAAGATTGAAGTGCTGGTTGAGCGCATGCTTGATGAACACCGTGTGCTGGCTCATGTCCGTGCCTCCAAGTCACCTAAACCCGGCAGTGAACTGCTACTGGGAGATGACGAAAGTGTAAAAGCGACAATGGTAGCCCGCCACGACACCCTGTTCGAGATTGAGTTTGCGGATGAGCGCGCGGTACTGGATATCCTCAACCAGGTCGGGCATATGCCGTTACCACCCTACATTGACCGTCCGGATGAAGAGTCGGATCGTGAATTGTATCAAACCGTGTACAGCGCTCGCCCGGGTGCAGTTGCTGCACCTACCGCAGGCCTGCATTTCGATGAGCCATTGTTACAGGCATTGCGCGATAAAGGGGTTGAAATGGCTTTTGTCACCCTGCATGTCGGGGCAGGGACATTTCAGCCGGTGCGGGTCGACAGTATTGAAGACCATAAGATGCATTCTGAGTATGCGGAAGTTCCTCAGGAAGTCGTCGATGCAGTTCTGGCCTGCAAGGCCCGGGGTAATAAAGTGGTAGCAGTAGGAACCACTTCTGTCCGTTCACTGGAAAGTGCGGCACAGGCTGCCAAAGAACAACTTATTGCACCATTTTTTGATGATACGCAGATTTTCATTTATCCGGGCTATCAATACCAGGTGATTGATGCTCTGATCACCAACTTTCATCTGCCGGAATCAACACTGATTATGCTGGTGTCGGCCTTTGCCGGTTATCGTCAGACGATGGAAGCCTATCGCCAGGCCGTGAATGAGCAATATCGCTTCTTCAGCTACGGCGATGCCATGTTTATTCATAAAAACCCCGCGGCTGCTGAGCAGACGATCGGGGAATAGGAAAGCTGGTCGGTAAAATACCGACCATGATCAGGATGTTTAACTGTTAACATCAGACTGTTTATCTGGTGGAGGTTTTGTGAAGTTTGAATTAATGAAAACAGACGGGCGTGCGCGTCGTGGCCGGTTAGTGTTTGACCGTGGTGTGGTAGAAACTCCGGCATTTATGCCAGTGGGAACCTATGGCACGGTAAAAGGCATGACTCCGGAAGAAGTTAGAGAGACCGGAGCACAAATTATTCTCGGGAATACGTTCCATCTGTGGTTACGTCCGGGCCAGGAAATCATGAAGCTGCATGGCGACCTGCATGACTTTATGCAGTGGCAGGGGCCGATTCTGACCGATTCCGGAGGCTTCCAGGTTTTCAGCCTGGGGGACATTCGTAAAATTACCGAAGCTGGTGTTCATTTCCGTAACCCGATCAATGGCGACCCGATATTCCTCGACCCTGAAAAATCGATGGAAATTCAGTACGATCTCGGTTCAGATATCGTTATGATTTTTGATGAGTGCACGCCATACCCGGCTGACTGGGATTATGCTAAACGCTCCATGGAAATGTCGTTACGCTGGGCAAAACGCAGCCGTGACCGGTTTGATTCACTGGGTAATAAAAATGCGCTGTTCGGTATTATCCAGGGAAGTGTTTACGAAGATTTACGAGATGTCTCAGTTAAAGGGCTGGTAGAGATAGGATTTGATGGGTACGCTGTGGGCGGTCTGGCGGTAGGTGAGCCAAAAGCAGATATGCATCGTATCCTTGAGCATGTTTGTCCACAGATTCCTGAAGATAAACCTCGCTATCTGATGGGAGTGGGTAAACCGGAGGACCTCGTTGAAGGGGTTCGTCGCGGCGTTGATATGTTCGACTGTGTTATGCCAACCCGTAATGCCCGTAACGGTCACTTATTTGTGACTGATGGTGTAGTCAAGATTCGTAATGCGAAACATAAGGACGACACTTCTCCTCTGGATGCGGAGTGTGACTGCTACACCTGTCGTCATTACAGTCGTGCATATTTGCATCATCTGGACCGTTGTAATGAAATTTTGGGTGCGAGACTGAATACTATTCACAATTTGCGTTACTATCAGCGTCTGATGGCGGGTTTACGTAAAGCTATTGAAGACGATAAATTAGAGCACTTTGTGGCTGATTTTTATCAAAAGACGGGGAAAGACGTCCCGGCTCTGAACGTTTGACTATAAATCTAATGAGGGAAATTTAATGAGTTTTTTCATTTCTGACGCTGTTGCCGCTGCTGGTACTCCGTCTCAGGGAAGTCCATATTCTCTGGTGATCATGCTGGTCGTTTTCGGTTTGATTTTCTATTTTATGATTTTGCGTCCACAGCAGAAGCGTTCAAAAGATCATAAAAAACTGATGGATGCGATCGGGAAAGGTGATGAAGTTTTAACTAACGGTGGTCTGGTCGGCCGCGTGACTAAAGTTTCTGAAACCGGATATGTGGTGATTGCACTGAACGATACGACTGAAGTCGTGATCAAACGTGATTTCGTGGCTGCCGTTCTGCCGAAAGGCACAATGAAGGCGCTGTAATTTTTTCTCCCCTAAGGGAATTGCCGTGTTAAACCGTTATCCTTTGTGGAAGTACATCATGCTGATCGTTGTCCTTATCGGCGGTCTGCTGTATGCACTTCCCAACCTGTATGGAGAGGATCCGGCCGTGCAAATCACTGGTGCGCGGGGTGCCGCCGCCAGTGAGCAAACGTTGGATCAGATCCAGAGTATTCTCAGTAAGGACAAGATCCCGAGCAAATCTATTGCTCTGGAAAATGGTGCTATCCTTGCCCGCTTTACTAATACCGATATTCAGCTGCGTGCCCGTGAAGCGTTGGTCAGTGGTTTAGGTGACAACTATGTTGTTGCACTGAACCTGGCCCCTGCAACTCCGGCATGGCTGGCGCTGATTTCTGCTGAGCCAATGAAGCTGGGGCTTGATTTACGTGGTGGTGTCCACTTCCTGATGGAAGTCGATATGGATACTGCGTTAAGTAAGCTGCAGGAGCAGAACTCAGACAATATCCGCAGTGACCTGCGTGATCAGAAAATCCCTTATACCACTGTTGGCAAAGCGCCAAACTATGGTGTCACTGTCAGCTTTGCTAACAGTGATGACCGCGATAAAGCCATTAGTTACCTGAGCCCACGTCACAATGATTTAGTGATTAAGAGTGATGGCAGCACTGGCCTGACTGCGGTGATGACTGATGCCCGTCTGAGCGAAGCCCGTGAATATGCGGTACAGCAGAACATTAACATTCTGCGTAACCGTGTGAATCAGCTGGGTGTGGCCGAACCACTGGTTCAGCGTCAGGGTTCTGACCGGATTGTGGTTGAGTTACCAGGTATTCAGGATACTGCCCGTGCGAAAGAAATTCTTGGCGCCACTGCGACTCTGGAATTCCGTCCGGTAAACACCAGTGTTGATGCTACGGCAGCTGCGCAAGGTCGTGTGCCGGGTGACTCTGAAGTGAAACTGACTCAGGATGGCCAGCCGGTAGTGCTGTACAAGCGTGTTATCCTGACCGGTGATCACATTACAGACTCCACCTCCAGCATGGATGAGTATAATCAGCCACAGGTTAATATTTCCCTCGACAGTGCCGGCGGAAATATGATGTCTAATTATACCAAGGATAATATCGGTAAACCGATGGCAACCCTGTTTGTTCAGTATAAAGACAGTGGTAAGAAAGATGCCAACGGCCGCGCTATCCTGCAGAAAGAAGAAGAAGTTATTAACGTCGCGAACATTCAGTCTCGCCTCGGTAACAGCTTCCGAATCACAGGGATCAACAATCCGAACGAAGCTCGCCAGCTGTCGTTGTTACTGCGTGCCGGTGCTCTGATTGCACCTATTCAGATTGTTGAAGAAAGAACCATCGGTCCAACTATGGGACAACAGAATATCAATCAGGGTCTGCATGCCTGCCTGTGGGGGCTGATTGCCTCGATTCTGTTTATGGTTGTCTGGTATAAGAAGTTTGGTGTGATTGCAACGACTGCACTGATCTCTAACCTGGTGCTGATTGTTGGTATCATGTCCTTGTTACCGGGCGCGACACTGACCATGCCGGGGATTGCAGGGATCGTTCTGACTCTTGCCGTCGCCGTCGATGCAAACGTATTAATCAATGAACGTATCAAAGAAGAACTCAGGAACGGCCGCAGTGTTCAGCAGGCTATTCATGAGGGATACCGTGGTGCGTTCTCCAGTATCGTTGATGCCAACATTACGACGCTGATTACTGCGATTATCCTGTATGCCGTAGGTACCGGGTCTATCAAAGGATTTGCGATTACGACAGCCATTGGTGTTGCGACCTCCATGTTCACAGCAATCGTTGGTACACGTGCTATCGTGAACCTGCTGTATGGCGGCAAACGTATCAATAAGCTGTCAATCTGAGGAGCGCGTAATGGCACAGCAATATAGTGTTGAACAATTAAACTATGGTCGTAAAGTGCATGATTTTATGCGCTGGGACTATCTGGCCTTTGCTATCTCCGGATTACTGCTGGTGGCTTCCGTGCTGGTCATGGGAGTCCGTGGGTTTAACTGGGGGCTGGACTTCACTGGCGGGACCGTTATCGAGATTACCCTCGAGAAGCCAGGTGAGCTGGATACTATGCGTCAGGCGTTGCAAAACGCCGGCTTTATGGAACCCCAGGTCCAGAACTTCGGTAGCAGCCGTGATGTTGTTGTCCGTCTGTCACCCAATGCGGGCAACACCGGACAGGAATTAGGTAACAAAGTCGTTTCTGTGATTAATCAGGCGACCAGTCAGACTGCCGTCGTGAAACGGATTGAATTTGTCGGACCAAGTGTGGGTAGTGACCTGGCGCAGGCCGGGGGCATGGCTCTGTTGGTGGCATTAATCTGTATTCTGATTTATGTCGGTTTCCGCTTTGAGTGGCGACTGGCGTTGGGTGCCGTTCTGGCACTGGCGCACGATGTGATAATTACGATGGGTGTTCTGTCGTTGTTCCATATCGAAATCGATCTGACGATTGTGGCATCACTGATGTCGGTAATCGGTTACTCGCTGAACGACAGTATCGTGGTATCGGACCGTATTCGTGAGAACTTCCGCAAAATTCGTCGCGGAACGCCTTATGATATTGTTAACGTCTCTCTGACCCAGACACTGAGCCGTACTATCATGACATCTGCCACTACGCTGGTGGTTGTTCTGATGTTGTTCCTGTTTGGTGGTGAGTTACTGAGAGGTTTCTCACTGACGATGCTGATCGGTATCACTATCGGTACTGTCTCTTCGATTTATGTGGCTTCTGCGCTGGCGCTGAAGCTGGGCATGAAACGTGAGCATATGCTGGTACAGAAAGTCGAAAAAGAAGGGGCTGACCAGAAGTCATTACTTCCGTAATCACCTTCTTTTCAGCAGTAAAAAAGGCAGCCCGCGGGCTAATGCCGATCGTTTAAGGATCATTTGACCGATCCGGTGGTTGGTGTAAAAAGGGTTCATGTGCAGACATGGACCCTTTTTAAATGGAACTTTCGCAAGCTCTCGGCATTATTAATCTCACTGCTCCCGAAGAAGTACAAAGCCTCTCTGACCTGCTCTCTCCTGACCTCATCCGACAGGCGTTTTCCCTCACTGATACCGTCACGCTGCGTAAGCGTAAACTTCCCCTTGAGTCGATGGTCTGGCTGGTTATCGGTATGGCCATATTCAACAATAAGCCCATGAGCCATATCGTGAATTTGATGGATATTGTTGACCGGACCGGACGGTCATTTACCGCACCCAGCTCTGTGATTGCCCGCCGAAAAACACTGGGCGAAGATGCCATCCGGGTCCTGTTTGATCTCACTCAACAACACTGGCACGAAGAAGCCAGACATCCCCTCTGGCACGGGTTGACGCTTAATGCTGTTGATGGCGTTGTCTGGCATACCCAGGACACTCCTGAAAATGCAGAGGCCTTCGGCAAAGCATCTAATCAGCATGGTGAACGCGGTTATCCTCAGGTTCGTATGGTGTGTCTGATGGAACTCAGCAGCCATCTGCTGCGTGCAAGTGTGTCAGGTCGCTACGATATCAACGAAATGCGGCTGGCCGCTCAGCTGGCAGAAAATGCACCGGATAACAGTATTACGCTGTTTGATAAGGGCTTTTACTCTTTAGGGTTGTTACATGACTGGCATAATGCAGGTGAAAATCGCCACTGGCTAACGCCGCTGAAAAAGAACACTCAGTATGAAGTGGTACGAAAGCTCGGCAGGCAGGACGAACTGATACGACTGAAAACCACGCCTCAGGCCAGAAAGCAATGGAAAGGCCTGCCGGAAGAACTCATAGTGAGGCTAATCAGGCGGAAAGTGAACGGGACGGAACGGCAGGTAGTCACTTCCATGACAGATGCGATGCGTTATCCGGCGACTGACGTGGCAGAACTTTATAAGCATCGCTGGGAAATCGAGCTGGGATATCGTGAGGCAAAGCAGTTTTTACTGGGAAACCGCTGGACGCTGAGAAGCCGGTTGCCCGATCTGGTGAAGCAGGAGCTATGGGGAATACTGCTGACGTATAACCTGGTGCGTTACCAGATGATTAAAATGGCGTTCAGCCTGAAAGGAAATTACCTGCCTTACCAGTTGAGCTTCAGCGGTGCAGTATCAGAGATATTACGGCTACTGATCGGTCTGCCGTGGGCTTCACCGGGAGTCATCCCGGGTCACCTTAAACACTTTTACAGTAATGCCGGGATGCTGAAACTGCCACCACGACGAGAACGGGAATATGTGAGAGAAGTGAGGGAGAAAAGGTCGAAATATCCCTTTAAAAACAATGCCGGTCACCTTAAGTGACCGGCATTAGCCCGCGGGCTGCCTTTTTTGTTTAACAGGACAGGCTATTTAAATGGCCGGAACTGATGAACATTAACTACCAGTGACTGATCATGGGCCATCTCCGGGGCTTTCAACACAAACTGTGCCTGTTCTCCGGGGGACAGCGGCGTTATCTGCCGGATGACCTGTTGCGTCAGAGGCGATGGAGACGAAGTAGCCTCCTGTTGGTCAGCGGAAATGGCTGACAACTCCGCAGTCAGTTCAAACGGTGGCAGTACCGCAGTCCCGGCATTTTTTACCTGCAACACGGTGCCGGTATCCGAAGACTGTGGCACCAGCTGTAACAGTAACTTTGCCTGAGGGTCGAGCAATTCCACAGGGCTGTTGGCCAGAGGCACTAACCATGCACCATGAGTAGAGGCTGCATTCATCCGGTGTTGATAAGCCAGAGCCGACGATTGCTCAGACAAATGACTCAGAGAGCGGTTCAGTTGCCCTACAGTAGTATCCAGTGTTGTGGCTGGCGGCACCGAATGGCTGCATCCGGCCAGTACCAGTGAGGACACGAGCACCCATAAATGCCTGTTTTTCATCGCCGGATCTTAAGCTTGTGGAATGCGCAGAGCCTGTCCTGGATAAATTTTATCCGGACTGGACAGCATCGGCTTATTGGCTTCAAAAATTTTGTTGTACTTACCAGCGTCGCCATAAAACTGTTTGGAGATAGCGCTCAGTGTATCCCCGGATTTGACGGTATAGAAGGTCGGACTGCTTTCCGCGCCGCTGGCGGTAATTTTATCGTCTACCTGTGTAATACCCGCGACGTTGCCGACAGCAATCAGGATTTTTTCTTTCAGTTCCTGGCTCAGACCGTCACCCGAAACTGTCGCGGTGCCGTCATTGACACTGACATTAACTTTGTCACTGTCAGGAATTCCCAGTTTGTTCAGGTGATCCTGAATTTTAGTGCCAGCATCAGCAGATACGGCATCCCACAGTTTCTCACCTGCTTCTTTGACAAAACTAAACAGTCCCATAATTTCTCCTAAATTTTTCCTAAGTGCGTACACAACCTGTGTCCGGTTAAGGATAGTTGAAATAGTCGGACATGAAAAATAAACAAAATCTGATTCTCCAAAATGAAACTAACAGCACGTGAATACGTTTAGTTAACACTGACTTCGCGTTACACTAGAGCCATTGAATCTCTGTACCGGGAATATTCCATGCATTGTCCGTTTTGTGCCGCAGTGGATACCAAAGTAATAGACTCTCGTCTGGTCAGTGAAGGGTCGTCTGTCCGTCGTCGGCGTCAGTGTCTGGTTTGCCATGAACGATTCACTACTTTTGAAGTGGCAGAACTTGTTATGCCAAGAGTGGTGAAAAGTGATGATGTGCGCGAGCCCTTTGATGAAGACAAACTGGTTCGCGGCATGATGAAAGCTCTGGAAAAACGCCCGGTGAGTGCGGATGATCTGGACAGTGCCGTACACCGGATTAAAGCGCATCTGCGGGCGACCGGAGAACGTGAAGTCCCGAGCAAAATGTTGGGGAATCTGGTGATGGATGAACTAAAAATGCTGGATAAAGTGGCTTATATCCGCTTTGCCTCTGTGTATCGAAGTTTCGAGGACATCCGTGAGTTCGGTGAAGAAATTGCCAGGTTACAGGACTGACACTATGTCTGATCAACACTATATGGCCCGCGCTCTGGAACTGGCGCGCCGCGGACGTTTTACTACCGCACCTAATCCAAATGTCGGGTGTGTCATCGTCAGGGACGGACAGATTGTCGGTGAAGGCTGGCATCAGCGTGCCGGTGGCCCGCATGCAGAAGTTCATGCATTGCGGGCGGCCGGGGATCAGGCCAAAGGGGCAACAGCTTATGTCACACTGGAACCTTGCAGCCATTTTGGCCGTACACCGCCTTGTTGTGATGCGCTGATAGCAGCCGGAGTCAGTCGGGTTGTTGCCGCAATGCAGGACCCTAATCCGGAAGTGGCGGGCAGGGGACTCTATCGCCTGCAACAGGCCGGGATTGAAGTGAGCCATGGTTTAATGCAGCAGGACGCCGAAGTACTTAACCGGGGATTTCTGAAACGGATGCGTACAGGCTTTCCGTGGCTGCAACTGAAACTGGGAGCATCACTCGATGGCCGGACCGCCATGGCTAACGGAGAGAGCCAGTGGATTACTTCCCCCGAATCGCGACGCGATGTTCAGCGCTTTCGCGCTGCCAGCCATGCAATACTAAGCACCAGTGCAACAGTGATTGCTGATGATCCGGCGTTGACAGTACGCAGCCATTCTCTTGATAGTGACAGCCTGTCAGCGATAGGGGGAGAGGAAAATCTGCGCCAGCCGGTCAGGGTAATTATCGATCGCCAGCAGTTACTCAAACCCGAACAGCAGTTGTTTAACCAGCCAGGAGAGACATGGCTGATGCGTTCGGCATTATCCGGTGACTGGCCGGAAACCGTAAAACAATTTGTGGTTCCTCAGCATCAGGGGGCAACTGATCTGGTCGCAATGATGATGTTGCTGGGCCAGCAACAGATTAACAGCGTCTGGACTGAAGCCGGACCTACGCTGGCGGGTGCATTACTGCGTGCGGGGCTGGTTGATGAGCTGATAGTCTATATCGCCCCGAAATTACTCGGTAATGATGCCCGCGGTTTATGTACACTGCCGGGACTCAGCCATCTGGCTGATGCACCAGGCTTTAGTTTTACTGATGTCCGCCGTGTCGGAAACGATCTGCGGGTCATTTTACGTCCGGAATAACAGTTTGCGCAAAAGCGAGAGCAGAGCGCAAAAGAGTATGCTAAAATTCGCCCCCCTTGCCGGGCGACCCGACTAATACCTGAAAGGAAAAGTATGAAAATTATTGAAGCTCCGGTAGCAACACCTAACGCAAATATTGCCATTGTGATTGCTCGTTTTAATAACTTTATCAATGACAGCCTGCTGGATGGTGCGGTTGATGCACTGAAACGTATCGGTCAGGTCAAAGATGACAATATTACTGTGGTCTGGGTGCCTGGTGCATATGAATTACCACTGGCGGCCAGAGCACTGAGCAAAACCGGCAAATATGATGCGGTAGTTGCGCTGGGTACTGTGATTCGTGGCGGTACTGCACACTTTGAGTTTGTTGCGGGTGAAGCCAGTTCAGGAATTGCCGATGTGGCAATGAACAGTGATATTCCGGTAGCCTTCGGCGTGCTGACCACTGAAAATATCGAGCAGGCTATTGAGCGTGCCGGTACCAAAGCGGGTAACAAAGGTGCCGAAGCGGCCCTGACCGCACTAGAAATGATTAATGTTTTAAAAGCTATTAACGCCTGATTTTAAGGGGAATTTTGTGAAACCTGCTGCCCGACGCCGTGCCAGGGAGTGTGCCTTACAGGCATTGTACTCCTGGCAGATATCCAACAATGACATTGCCGATGTGGAATACCAGTTTCTGGCGGAACAGGACGTCAAAGATGTTGATGTTAACTACTTCCGTGAATTACTGGCAGGTGTCGCGACCAACAGCGCCTATCTTGATGATCTGATGAAGCCGTACCTTTCCCGTCGTCTGGATGAACTGGGAGAAGTTGAGAAGGCTGCTCTGCGTATTGCTCTGTTTGAACTGAGTAAGCGTTCAGATGTGCCATATAAAGTGGCCATCAATGAAGGGATTGAGCTGGCAAAAGTATTTGGTGCCGAGGACAGCCACAAATTTGTTAACGGTGTACTGGATAAAGCAGCGCCACAAATTCGTCCTAACCGTAAGTAATTAATCTGAGGCCGGTTAATCCGGCCTTTTTTTATGCCTGTTAAATTACCCGCTGAGTGAACCTGTTTATGTCCTGTGGCGAATTTGAGCTGATAGCTCGCTATTTCAACCGTGTCACCAGTTCCCGCCGCGATGTGATTAAAGGTATTGGTGATGACTGCGCCCTGCTGGCAGTACCGGAAAAACAGGTACTCGCTATCAGTACAGATACTCTGGTAGAGGGCGTGCATTTTTTGCGGGATATCCACCCGTCTGATCTCGGCTACAAAGCCCTGGCTGTCAATCTGAGTGATTTAGCCGCTATGGGCGCTGACCCTGCATGGCTGACACTGGCACTCACCTTACCGGAAGCAAATGAAACCTGGTTGCAGGCCTTCAGTGACAGTCTGTTTGAACTGCTTGATTATTATGATATGCAGCTGATTGGCGGTGATACTACCCGCGGTCCGCTGAGCATGACGCTTGGAATTCATGGACTGGTACCCTCCGGCCGAGCGCTGAAGCGTTCGGGAGCAAAACCAGGAGACTGGATTTTTGTGACCGGCACCCTGGGAGACAGTGCCGCCGGTCTGGCATTATTACAGCATCATTACCGGATTGATGATCCGGCTATCCATGAAGCTCTGATTAAACGTCACCTGCGGCCTGTACCGCGTATTTTGCAAGGTCAGGCGTTACGTGATTTAGCCACTTCGGCTATCGATATTTCTGACGGCTTACTGTCCGACCTGGGACACGTGCTAAAAGCAAGCAGGGTAGGTGCCAGGATTAATACCGAGGCGATTCCACTGTCTACTGCATTACTGGAAGGTTTCGATAAGTCTCAGGCATTGCGCTGGGCACTGAGTGGCGGTGAAGATTATGAATTATGCTTTACTGTCCCGGAAGTTAACCGGGGAGCGTTGGCGGTTGCTCTCGATCATTTGGGGGTCGGCTATCACTGTATCGGGCAGATTGCCCCGGAAGCTGACGGACTGGTATTGCTGGATAACGGTAAGCCCGCACGGTTTGACCTGAAAGGATATGACCATTTTGGCCGAAAATAGACAACAGATACTTTCACGTATTCATCTCAGCAATCCATGGCATTTGCTGGCGACAGGTTTCGGCAGCGGACTGAGTCCTGTTGTTCCCGGAACTGTCGGGTCGCTGGCTGCGTTACCCTTCTGGTATCTGCTGATACTGTTGCCAGAGGACCTCTATTACCTGGTGGTACTGGCGGGAATTTGCCTTGGGGTTTATCTCTGTCACCGTACTGCGAAAGATATGGGCGTTCATGACCATGGCAGTATTGTCTGGGATGAATTTATCGGGATGTGGATCACTCTGATAGCAATTCCAAATCATCACTGGCAATGGGTGGCTGCCGGTTTTGTCGTATTCCGTATTCTTGATATGTGGAAACCCTGGCCTATCCGTTGGTTTGACCGGAATGTCAGCGGCGGAATGGGAATTATG
This region includes:
- a CDS encoding peroxiredoxin C, with translation MVLVTRQAPDFTAAAVLGNGEIVEDFNFKKHTAGKPVVLFFWPMDFTFVCPSELIAFDKRYAEFQKRGVEVVGVSFDSEFVHNAWRNTAINDGGIGPVKYAMVADIKREIQQAYGIEHPDAGVALRGSFLIDKEGVVRHQVVNDLPLGRNIDEMLRMVDALQFHEEHGEVCPAQWEKGQEGMGASPEGVAKYLTANAGKL
- a CDS encoding acyl carrier protein phosphodiesterase; this translates as MNFLAHLHLASLSQSSLLGNLMADFVRGDPSLQWDAGIADGIRLHRRLDSLTDQLPEVREARLLFRDETRRVSPITLDVIWDHFLARDWDKYHPQFSLADFCQQAEQQIRPYLPKTPADFRELNELMWPEQWLEKYARPERLEVVLLGMARRRPKLAKLEQSYQDFVDNYSALERLFSQFYPRLMHSATEKRL
- the queA gene encoding tRNA preQ1(34) S-adenosylmethionine ribosyltransferase-isomerase QueA, whose translation is MRVADFNFDLPESLIAHYPQPDRSGCRLLSLDGPTGEISHGIFTEVLDKLNAGDLLVFNNTRVIPARVFGRKASGGKIEVLVERMLDEHRVLAHVRASKSPKPGSELLLGDDESVKATMVARHDTLFEIEFADERAVLDILNQVGHMPLPPYIDRPDEESDRELYQTVYSARPGAVAAPTAGLHFDEPLLQALRDKGVEMAFVTLHVGAGTFQPVRVDSIEDHKMHSEYAEVPQEVVDAVLACKARGNKVVAVGTTSVRSLESAAQAAKEQLIAPFFDDTQIFIYPGYQYQVIDALITNFHLPESTLIMLVSAFAGYRQTMEAYRQAVNEQYRFFSYGDAMFIHKNPAAAEQTIGE
- the tgt gene encoding tRNA guanosine(34) transglycosylase Tgt gives rise to the protein MKFELMKTDGRARRGRLVFDRGVVETPAFMPVGTYGTVKGMTPEEVRETGAQIILGNTFHLWLRPGQEIMKLHGDLHDFMQWQGPILTDSGGFQVFSLGDIRKITEAGVHFRNPINGDPIFLDPEKSMEIQYDLGSDIVMIFDECTPYPADWDYAKRSMEMSLRWAKRSRDRFDSLGNKNALFGIIQGSVYEDLRDVSVKGLVEIGFDGYAVGGLAVGEPKADMHRILEHVCPQIPEDKPRYLMGVGKPEDLVEGVRRGVDMFDCVMPTRNARNGHLFVTDGVVKIRNAKHKDDTSPLDAECDCYTCRHYSRAYLHHLDRCNEILGARLNTIHNLRYYQRLMAGLRKAIEDDKLEHFVADFYQKTGKDVPALNV
- the yajC gene encoding preprotein translocase subunit YajC, producing the protein MSFFISDAVAAAGTPSQGSPYSLVIMLVVFGLIFYFMILRPQQKRSKDHKKLMDAIGKGDEVLTNGGLVGRVTKVSETGYVVIALNDTTEVVIKRDFVAAVLPKGTMKAL
- the secD gene encoding protein translocase subunit SecD, whose translation is MLNRYPLWKYIMLIVVLIGGLLYALPNLYGEDPAVQITGARGAAASEQTLDQIQSILSKDKIPSKSIALENGAILARFTNTDIQLRAREALVSGLGDNYVVALNLAPATPAWLALISAEPMKLGLDLRGGVHFLMEVDMDTALSKLQEQNSDNIRSDLRDQKIPYTTVGKAPNYGVTVSFANSDDRDKAISYLSPRHNDLVIKSDGSTGLTAVMTDARLSEAREYAVQQNINILRNRVNQLGVAEPLVQRQGSDRIVVELPGIQDTARAKEILGATATLEFRPVNTSVDATAAAQGRVPGDSEVKLTQDGQPVVLYKRVILTGDHITDSTSSMDEYNQPQVNISLDSAGGNMMSNYTKDNIGKPMATLFVQYKDSGKKDANGRAILQKEEEVINVANIQSRLGNSFRITGINNPNEARQLSLLLRAGALIAPIQIVEERTIGPTMGQQNINQGLHACLWGLIASILFMVVWYKKFGVIATTALISNLVLIVGIMSLLPGATLTMPGIAGIVLTLAVAVDANVLINERIKEELRNGRSVQQAIHEGYRGAFSSIVDANITTLITAIILYAVGTGSIKGFAITTAIGVATSMFTAIVGTRAIVNLLYGGKRINKLSI
- the secF gene encoding protein translocase subunit SecF, which codes for MAQQYSVEQLNYGRKVHDFMRWDYLAFAISGLLLVASVLVMGVRGFNWGLDFTGGTVIEITLEKPGELDTMRQALQNAGFMEPQVQNFGSSRDVVVRLSPNAGNTGQELGNKVVSVINQATSQTAVVKRIEFVGPSVGSDLAQAGGMALLVALICILIYVGFRFEWRLALGAVLALAHDVIITMGVLSLFHIEIDLTIVASLMSVIGYSLNDSIVVSDRIRENFRKIRRGTPYDIVNVSLTQTLSRTIMTSATTLVVVLMLFLFGGELLRGFSLTMLIGITIGTVSSIYVASALALKLGMKREHMLVQKVEKEGADQKSLLP